The bacterium genome includes a region encoding these proteins:
- a CDS encoding diacylglycerol kinase family protein, whose translation MISLIANPTAGNPKSFDRKKAILNLVAKRLNIPIYGLDSKSKSEFQSIAQSLSFESEILIVAGGDGTFSDVLNAKINPKIILAYLPLGSGNALRYGLHLPNSVEKWLTVFSRKQIQELDLILYNTTYRCCFSGFGFEAKVMQDRQVMRRKGYNGLLAYGIPIAKGILFREPRFSATIEIDGEKKSVDNILTISLGKHPYYGYGIKANPYAKWNDGLIHIRPITESSASISWRILYAFYGTLTPKTYFSGKNVTITTESEQPIQCDGEFMGTATTATYTILPKCIKIIM comes from the coding sequence ATGATTTCACTTATTGCTAATCCGACCGCTGGGAATCCGAAATCGTTCGACCGGAAGAAAGCGATTCTTAACCTCGTGGCGAAACGATTGAACATTCCGATTTACGGGTTAGATTCGAAATCGAAATCTGAATTTCAATCGATAGCACAATCGCTCTCTTTTGAGAGCGAGATACTCATCGTTGCTGGCGGAGATGGTACGTTTTCTGATGTGCTCAACGCGAAGATAAATCCTAAAATTATATTAGCGTATTTACCGCTCGGTTCCGGCAATGCGCTCCGGTACGGATTGCACTTACCGAACTCGGTTGAAAAATGGCTAACCGTTTTTTCTCGGAAACAGATACAAGAACTGGATTTGATACTCTATAATACTACATATCGCTGTTGTTTTTCCGGATTCGGATTCGAAGCGAAAGTGATGCAAGACCGGCAGGTGATGCGCCGAAAAGGATATAACGGTCTGCTAGCGTATGGTATTCCGATAGCAAAAGGGATACTGTTCCGAGAACCACGGTTTTCAGCAACGATTGAAATTGATGGCGAAAAAAAATCGGTCGATAATATTCTCACCATCAGTCTAGGAAAACATCCATATTATGGTTATGGAATTAAAGCGAATCCGTATGCAAAATGGAACGATGGATTGATTCATATTCGGCCAATAACCGAGTCTTCAGCATCAATAAGCTGGCGGATTCTCTATGCTTTTTACGGAACGTTAACCCCAAAAACATATTTTTCCGGGAAGAATGTTACGATTACAACTGAATCCGAGCAACCGATCCAATGCGATGGTGAGTTTATGGGAACCGCAACAACTGCAACCTATACGATTCTACCGAAATGTATAAAAATAATCATGTAA
- the larA gene encoding nickel-dependent lactate racemase gives MAQASSCKAMHPSHQIQLAYGKDTLTVTVPKQTQVLTPDDTIVPLARPHESILESLRNPIGSVSLYALIRKKRPKTVCIVVSDYTRPVPYKIILPPLLSELHRAGIHNEQITILIATGMHRASTPEERLTLFGQEILESYRVFDHTALDKTSLVSFTLNDISVSVNRRYVESDMKILTGCIEPHFMTGFSGGRKSICPGISGLDTMKYFHGPKLLESPFAIPGNLDHNPCHEFAVAVAKRVGVDFILNVLVNREQQITGVFSGDLDQAFYAGVQQCELQTLVTVEQPFEIVITTNGGYPLDQNFYQSVKGLVGALAIVKNGGTIICAAECSDGVGSPEFRKLLFNMQSPEQFIQMISAPDYFQLDQWEVEELIKVLRKVTVQFYSTGISFEELKRCHVQPISSVEAGINLALTRYGSNATIAVIPDGPYVLTKVKKTG, from the coding sequence ATGGCTCAAGCATCAAGCTGTAAAGCCATGCATCCATCTCACCAGATACAGTTAGCGTATGGGAAAGATACATTAACCGTAACTGTCCCCAAACAGACGCAAGTTCTCACTCCTGATGATACCATCGTTCCACTCGCTCGACCGCATGAAAGTATTCTAGAGTCACTACGAAATCCAATCGGTTCGGTATCGTTATATGCACTTATCCGAAAAAAACGCCCTAAAACGGTGTGTATTGTCGTTTCGGATTATACTCGCCCGGTACCGTATAAAATTATTCTACCGCCGCTATTATCAGAATTACACCGAGCTGGGATTCATAACGAACAAATAACCATTCTGATTGCGACCGGCATGCATCGAGCATCTACTCCCGAAGAACGATTAACCTTATTCGGTCAAGAGATTCTAGAATCCTATCGTGTGTTCGACCATACTGCACTGGATAAAACTTCGTTAGTTTCTTTTACGCTCAACGATATTTCGGTCTCGGTGAATAGACGGTATGTGGAATCAGATATGAAAATTTTAACTGGATGTATCGAACCGCATTTTATGACCGGATTTTCCGGTGGGAGAAAATCTATCTGTCCTGGTATATCCGGACTCGATACGATGAAATATTTTCACGGGCCGAAGTTACTTGAATCACCGTTTGCTATCCCGGGAAACCTCGACCATAATCCTTGCCATGAATTTGCCGTAGCGGTAGCTAAACGGGTAGGGGTAGATTTTATTCTGAACGTGCTCGTAAACCGAGAGCAGCAGATTACCGGCGTTTTCTCTGGTGATTTAGACCAAGCGTTTTACGCTGGGGTACAACAATGTGAATTGCAGACGTTGGTTACCGTTGAACAACCGTTTGAGATTGTTATAACCACGAACGGCGGGTATCCGCTCGACCAGAACTTCTATCAATCGGTTAAAGGATTAGTTGGTGCGTTAGCGATTGTTAAAAATGGCGGAACGATAATTTGTGCTGCGGAATGTTCTGACGGAGTTGGGAGTCCGGAATTCCGTAAATTATTATTCAATATGCAATCGCCGGAACAGTTTATCCAGATGATTTCAGCGCCGGATTATTTTCAACTCGACCAATGGGAAGTAGAAGAGTTAATAAAGGTATTACGCAAGGTAACCGTTCAATTTTATTCAACTGGCATATCGTTTGAAGAACTGAAACGATGTCACGTCCAGCCGATTTCGAGCGTTGAAGCTGGAATTAACCTTGCTTTGACTAGATATGGATCAAACGCAACCATTGCGGTTATTCCAGACGGACCGTATGTTTTAACCAAAGTAAAGAAAACTGGATAG
- a CDS encoding nucleoside 2-deoxyribosyltransferase gives MNIYLSGAIAAGRQKVAVYQRIAGIVYSLGHKITSPQVFDPNVTDDGKGEPADPTQIFLRDMQQLAESELVIAEISIPSLGVGYEIATAIHQNKPVLCLYDIAESAKQRISAIIRGNPSPLLTVQGYTQDTLAECIQSWVDHQITTRSL, from the coding sequence ATGAATATCTATTTATCAGGCGCAATAGCTGCCGGTCGCCAAAAGGTAGCTGTATATCAGCGAATAGCAGGAATCGTTTATTCGCTAGGTCATAAGATAACCAGCCCGCAGGTTTTTGACCCGAATGTTACCGATGATGGTAAAGGTGAACCCGCTGACCCTACCCAAATCTTTTTACGAGATATGCAGCAGTTAGCGGAATCTGAACTGGTGATTGCAGAAATTTCTATTCCGAGTCTAGGAGTTGGCTACGAAATCGCTACCGCTATTCATCAGAACAAACCGGTTCTCTGCCTTTACGATATTGCTGAATCTGCAAAACAACGGATTTCAGCCATAATTCGGGGTAATCCTTCTCCTTTATTAACCGTACAAGGATATACCCAGGATACGTTAGCGGAATGTATCCAGAGCTGGGTAGATCATCAGATAACAACTCGGTCTTTATGA
- a CDS encoding Omp28-related outer membrane protein → MAEKYGSEKCIVLEYHTNDELATSQTESRAQWYNARGLPTAKFNGTKTQVGGSETIQTEYEKIVNELMQTTASFSITLSGNISSEHAMMKATVTPLTTATRSNLKFRWAMYEDNVELKGKRYRFVVREIVTEDSLPLQGKKPVDIKRTFKVNPAWKYTNLGIVAFIQDDSSKEILQAAVFKAGK, encoded by the coding sequence TTGGCTGAAAAGTATGGGTCTGAAAAATGTATCGTTCTTGAATACCATACGAATGACGAACTTGCTACTTCGCAAACTGAATCGCGAGCGCAGTGGTATAATGCCCGTGGATTACCGACCGCAAAATTTAACGGAACGAAAACTCAGGTTGGCGGTTCGGAAACCATCCAGACCGAATATGAAAAAATCGTTAATGAACTCATGCAAACTACAGCATCGTTCAGCATAACTCTTTCAGGAAACATCAGCTCGGAACATGCAATGATGAAAGCTACTGTTACTCCCCTAACAACAGCGACACGGTCAAACCTGAAATTTCGCTGGGCGATGTATGAAGATAATGTTGAATTGAAAGGCAAGCGGTATCGGTTTGTAGTTCGGGAAATAGTTACCGAAGATAGTTTGCCCTTACAAGGGAAAAAACCGGTAGATATAAAAAGAACGTTTAAGGTCAATCCGGCATGGAAATATACGAATCTTGGCATCGTTGCATTCATTCAGGACGATAGTTCGAAAGAAATTTTACAAGCAGCGGTATTTAAAGCTGGTAAATAA
- the rsmI gene encoding 16S rRNA (cytidine(1402)-2'-O)-methyltransferase, with translation MMDGILYIVSTPIGNLEDITYRAIRILNEVDVIACEDTRHTRILLNHYHIQKPTTSYHDFNKYTKGKALLRDLQSGKKIALVSDAGTPGISDPGYVLINLAIEAGINIIPVPGVSAIITALSIAGLPTDSFLFLGFLPRKSVARQNKLQSISELDCTLVFYESPYRITSLLADIQTVLGNRRIVLCRELTKKFEEIIRGTVEEVILQTVKRTWKGELTVIVEGKTP, from the coding sequence ATGATGGACGGAATATTATATATCGTTAGCACGCCTATCGGTAACTTAGAAGATATAACGTATCGGGCAATACGGATTCTAAACGAAGTTGACGTGATTGCCTGCGAAGATACCCGGCATACTCGAATTCTACTTAACCACTACCACATTCAAAAACCGACAACTAGTTATCATGATTTCAATAAATATACGAAAGGAAAAGCATTATTACGAGACCTTCAATCCGGTAAAAAAATTGCGCTCGTATCCGATGCGGGTACGCCAGGTATCTCAGACCCGGGATACGTTTTAATTAATCTGGCTATAGAAGCAGGCATAAACATTATACCCGTTCCGGGAGTGAGTGCAATCATTACTGCATTATCAATAGCTGGATTACCCACAGATAGTTTTCTTTTTCTCGGGTTTCTCCCGAGGAAATCCGTTGCTCGGCAGAATAAGTTACAGTCGATATCAGAATTGGATTGTACTTTGGTATTCTATGAATCTCCCTATCGGATAACCAGTTTACTTGCAGATATACAAACTGTTCTCGGTAACCGACGCATAGTACTCTGTCGGGAGTTAACAAAAAAATTTGAAGAAATTATACGCGGGACAGTAGAAGAAGTCATTCTGCAAACGGTAAAGCGAACTTGGAAAGGTGAGCTGACGGTGATTGTTGAAGGGAAAACACCATAA
- a CDS encoding ATP-binding protein — translation MPHANRRRKATRRNIILMIILLVLINFIGWVFYLSIRETLDDEFGYRLVYIANTAALFIDGTMVSQLKSGDETKPEYIRLRTQLNKIKNLNGLREIFIINRHLQTLVDANTTIAIGYPNRLLEIDAAEIDSAYAGQAQSSILYTLKQNFYKRGYAPIRNNENQVVAVLGIEAGADFARVIFRIRNSLLVLGLISVVLIIATITTMNRIYTTLWHYEEQVLSAEKFRAVGQLAAGVAHEIRNPLGIIRGTAELLKDDVSNQENVLNKINDILHEVDRMNQIISNFLDFSKTMPIKVTEQDINAVLEKALQLCQYQLEQSNIIIQKNYSEQLPAVNLDTQQMTQVFLNLILNARDAMPKGGTLTLTTTKKGNKIIIEISDSGCGIPATQLSRLFEPFYSTKPDGIGLGLTISKRIIEDHHGEIEIESAVNKGTTVRIILPQ, via the coding sequence ATGCCGCATGCTAACCGCAGACGGAAAGCTACTCGCCGAAACATAATCTTAATGATTATCCTGCTGGTATTAATCAATTTTATCGGCTGGGTATTTTATCTTTCGATTCGCGAAACGCTGGATGACGAATTCGGATACCGGCTCGTCTACATTGCGAATACCGCTGCGTTATTCATCGATGGTACGATGGTTTCTCAGCTGAAATCCGGTGATGAAACGAAACCGGAATATATCCGTTTGCGAACGCAACTGAATAAGATAAAAAATCTCAATGGATTACGCGAAATATTTATTATCAATCGCCATTTACAGACATTAGTAGATGCAAATACCACGATCGCAATCGGATATCCTAACCGATTATTAGAAATCGATGCGGCTGAAATCGATTCAGCGTATGCTGGTCAAGCGCAATCGTCTATCCTCTATACCTTAAAACAGAATTTTTATAAACGCGGATATGCGCCGATTCGGAATAACGAAAATCAGGTGGTTGCAGTACTCGGAATAGAAGCGGGTGCAGATTTTGCGCGGGTGATTTTCCGTATCCGCAATAGTCTCCTCGTGCTTGGTCTCATTAGTGTAGTGTTAATCATTGCGACGATAACCACGATGAATCGAATCTATACTACCCTCTGGCATTATGAAGAGCAGGTACTTTCTGCAGAAAAATTCCGTGCCGTAGGTCAACTTGCTGCCGGCGTCGCGCATGAAATACGCAATCCACTCGGAATCATTCGCGGTACTGCCGAATTGCTGAAAGACGATGTATCGAATCAGGAAAATGTACTGAATAAAATTAATGATATTCTGCATGAAGTTGACCGGATGAATCAAATTATTTCGAATTTTCTCGATTTTTCGAAAACGATGCCGATAAAGGTTACCGAACAGGATATTAACGCTGTCCTCGAAAAAGCATTACAGTTATGTCAATATCAACTTGAACAATCGAATATTATTATTCAAAAAAACTATTCAGAGCAACTACCTGCGGTTAACCTTGATACACAACAGATGACCCAAGTTTTTCTCAATCTGATATTAAACGCCCGAGATGCAATGCCGAAAGGTGGAACGCTCACATTAACCACAACGAAAAAGGGGAATAAAATTATTATAGAAATATCTGACTCTGGCTGTGGGATACCCGCCACGCAACTATCACGTTTATTCGAACCGTTCTACAGCACCAAACCTGATGGTATCGGGTTAGGATTAACAATTTCGAAACGGATAATTGAAGACCATCACGGAGAAATCGAAATCGAGAGTGCGGTAAATAAAGGAACCACTGTCCGAATCATATTACCGCAATAA
- a CDS encoding sugar phosphate isomerase/epimerase: protein MNISQSNLAKLTTEYRGYLTGDKISRFFREFGIKFAAGHWAAGDFCDRFAPAGYFSQDKTFEPGVIGQIKRVAAAGIEGIEFHEQVFIDANYRADKNKINEIKLALKKFKVTPTNMNTNLFTDPKWKLGGITNANKQIRKDALAIALQAVEIADAVGCSSVSLWPGSDGWDYNFEVDYGQMLDWFIDGCIAINKKAKSYGLKFGIEAKLKEPREGNMVVSTTHLAALIAKEVNQVCGGKNMGVAIDYGHEQMYGVEPGAMLYTMKRFGVPVTNFHLNNAKYHSNDEDRITGTGDNWKLAEFCYAAIDTGYSGWFGEDQFTYRIEPTKAMALSRELFANIMKKALLIYAKKSVLKKAQATGDAAATIDVVKEILI from the coding sequence ATGAACATATCTCAATCGAATTTAGCCAAATTAACTACTGAATATCGGGGATATTTAACAGGTGATAAAATCAGTCGATTTTTTCGTGAGTTTGGGATAAAATTCGCTGCCGGGCATTGGGCGGCGGGTGATTTTTGCGACCGATTTGCGCCAGCGGGATATTTCAGTCAAGATAAAACCTTTGAACCGGGGGTAATCGGGCAGATTAAGCGAGTTGCAGCTGCTGGAATTGAAGGTATTGAATTTCACGAACAAGTGTTTATCGATGCGAACTATAGAGCTGATAAAAATAAAATTAACGAGATTAAATTAGCCTTAAAAAAGTTTAAGGTTACCCCGACGAATATGAATACCAATTTATTTACTGACCCGAAATGGAAACTTGGTGGGATAACCAATGCAAATAAACAGATTCGGAAAGACGCGCTGGCTATAGCGTTACAAGCGGTAGAAATCGCTGATGCGGTTGGGTGTTCGAGTGTATCGCTCTGGCCTGGTTCTGATGGATGGGATTACAATTTTGAAGTAGATTATGGACAGATGCTTGATTGGTTCATTGACGGGTGTATTGCGATAAATAAAAAAGCGAAATCGTATGGGTTGAAGTTTGGGATAGAAGCGAAATTAAAAGAACCGCGGGAAGGAAATATGGTAGTATCTACCACGCATCTAGCTGCGTTGATTGCAAAAGAAGTCAATCAGGTGTGTGGCGGTAAAAATATGGGGGTAGCTATTGATTACGGTCATGAACAGATGTATGGCGTTGAACCTGGAGCGATGTTATATACCATGAAACGGTTTGGTGTGCCAGTAACCAATTTCCATCTGAATAATGCTAAGTATCATAGTAATGATGAAGACCGAATAACGGGTACTGGCGATAACTGGAAACTTGCGGAATTCTGTTATGCAGCGATTGATACCGGGTATTCTGGCTGGTTCGGTGAAGACCAGTTTACCTATCGGATTGAACCGACTAAAGCAATGGCGTTATCCCGCGAGTTATTCGCTAATATCATGAAAAAAGCGCTGTTGATTTATGCGAAAAAATCTGTACTTAAAAAAGCGCAAGCGACTGGAGATGCTGCCGCAACCATTGATGTGGTTAAAGAAATCCTAATATAA
- a CDS encoding methyltransferase, whose amino-acid sequence MTSRERVLKALNHQEPDKVPIDFGSMRSTGIMAVAYHRLKEKLGITTGVTRIYDWMQQLAEVEKEIIDLFEVDVVDLENTSICPDRRRWKKWTLPDGSPAEIPSALNLRRQKNAWVVKDKRGKIIAQMPDGSYYFTRCEHPLEKSKYPKDIRKYKFYIYTDQELERLHRRAQWLYRYTNYAIMGGFGGNILESGQGLRGWEQFMIDLASDRVFAEELMDRLVETHLINLRDYLAAVGDYIQIIQMGDDLGTQISSQISPQMYAELIKPRHKKIYQYVREHSQVKVFLHSCGAIYDLIPDLIDAGVDILNPVQTSAAKMDPKKLKERFGTQVSFWGGGCDTQSILTSTPKQIEHHVKERIKIFAPGGGFVFCQVHNIQANVPPENIIAMFEAVKKYRTYPIRL is encoded by the coding sequence ATGACGTCACGTGAACGGGTATTAAAAGCGTTAAACCACCAGGAACCGGATAAAGTTCCTATTGATTTCGGGTCAATGCGGTCAACTGGAATTATGGCAGTAGCATACCATCGGTTAAAAGAAAAACTCGGGATTACAACCGGTGTAACGCGGATATATGATTGGATGCAACAGTTAGCTGAAGTTGAAAAAGAGATAATTGATTTATTTGAAGTTGATGTTGTAGATTTAGAAAATACTTCAATATGTCCTGATCGGCGTCGGTGGAAAAAATGGACGTTACCCGATGGTTCACCAGCCGAAATTCCGAGCGCATTGAACTTGCGCCGTCAGAAAAATGCTTGGGTGGTTAAAGATAAACGGGGTAAGATTATCGCACAAATGCCGGATGGCAGTTATTATTTTACCCGATGTGAGCATCCGCTCGAAAAATCAAAATATCCGAAAGATATTCGGAAATATAAATTTTATATTTATACTGACCAAGAATTAGAACGGTTACATCGTCGGGCACAATGGCTTTATCGATATACCAACTATGCGATTATGGGTGGCTTCGGTGGAAATATTCTAGAATCTGGCCAGGGACTTCGCGGTTGGGAACAGTTTATGATTGATCTCGCTAGTGACCGAGTTTTTGCGGAAGAACTCATGGACCGTCTTGTGGAAACGCATCTAATTAATCTTCGTGATTATCTTGCTGCCGTTGGTGACTATATCCAAATCATCCAGATGGGTGATGATTTAGGTACCCAAATTTCATCGCAAATCTCACCCCAGATGTATGCAGAACTGATTAAACCGCGACATAAGAAAATATATCAATATGTTCGGGAGCATTCCCAAGTTAAAGTTTTCCTGCATAGCTGTGGAGCTATTTATGACCTTATACCCGACTTAATTGATGCAGGAGTAGATATTCTTAACCCGGTTCAGACCTCGGCTGCTAAAATGGATCCGAAAAAATTAAAAGAACGGTTCGGTACTCAGGTCTCGTTCTGGGGCGGTGGTTGTGATACCCAGAGTATCCTGACTAGTACCCCAAAACAAATCGAACATCATGTGAAAGAACGGATAAAAATTTTCGCACCCGGTGGTGGATTTGTTTTCTGTCAGGTACATAATATCCAAGCAAACGTTCCGCCGGAAAATATTATTGCTATGTTCGAAGCGGTAAAAAAATATCGAACATATCCTATTCGACTATAG
- a CDS encoding Maf family protein encodes MQVILASKSPRRAQLLTQIGLKFTIVPSHVDESIHVSKNPVLAVRQLAIAKAKFVAKQYKAGLIVGADTVVVLGQKILGKPKDITEAQRLLTQLSGKTHRVITGIAIVDAKSNRKVVGHCVTFVTFRKLTKSEIDEYIKTGEPFDKAGAYGIQGKGALFVKRIEGDYFNVVGLPLVLLMELIKRVRKVPKR; translated from the coding sequence ATGCAGGTTATCCTTGCCTCAAAATCTCCTCGTCGCGCGCAGTTATTAACCCAGATTGGACTCAAATTCACAATCGTTCCGAGTCATGTTGATGAATCTATTCATGTATCAAAGAATCCGGTTCTTGCAGTACGACAATTAGCAATAGCAAAAGCGAAATTCGTTGCGAAACAATATAAAGCTGGTTTGATAGTCGGAGCGGATACCGTAGTCGTTTTAGGCCAAAAAATACTCGGGAAACCTAAAGATATCACGGAAGCGCAACGGCTTCTCACTCAATTAAGCGGGAAAACGCATCGAGTTATAACTGGCATTGCAATAGTAGATGCAAAATCGAATCGAAAAGTGGTTGGTCATTGTGTTACTTTTGTGACCTTTCGAAAATTAACCAAAAGTGAGATAGACGAATATATCAAAACTGGAGAACCGTTTGATAAAGCTGGTGCGTATGGTATTCAGGGAAAGGGAGCACTATTCGTTAAACGAATTGAAGGGGATTATTTCAACGTCGTCGGTTTGCCATTAGTATTACTGATGGAGCTGATAAAAAGAGTACGAAAGGTCCCCAAGAGATAA
- a CDS encoding stage 0 sporulation protein has protein sequence MSIKPGQHRGEQTEEKTVVDILLCSSRAMHCYLGLLDSEILIEPGKYCILETETGLQLGQAISMPYKLRVGTRCRQKKLFRIVRLAQQADIEKYELQVKKEKEAYQLCREEVEEREIGIKIVNVEYHPEENTYYCFYTAEKRIDCRELAKDIAHILKAKIEIRQIGARDEGSLLGGIGSCGLQLCCTMISSDELPSVSMKMAKAQNLALNPQRISGLCGRLMCCLAYEFDAYQNNVKPKGRSKPQDNNASDEEHDS, from the coding sequence ATGTCAATTAAACCTGGACAACATCGAGGAGAACAAACGGAAGAGAAAACCGTAGTCGATATTTTACTCTGCAGTTCACGCGCGATGCATTGTTATCTCGGATTGCTCGATAGCGAAATCCTTATCGAACCGGGGAAATATTGTATCCTAGAAACGGAAACCGGTTTGCAGTTAGGGCAAGCGATATCGATGCCGTATAAATTGCGAGTAGGTACACGTTGTCGACAGAAGAAACTATTTCGCATTGTTCGTTTAGCACAACAAGCGGATATAGAAAAATACGAACTTCAGGTTAAAAAAGAGAAAGAAGCATATCAACTCTGCCGGGAAGAAGTCGAAGAACGTGAAATCGGGATAAAAATTGTTAATGTTGAATACCATCCAGAAGAGAATACCTATTATTGTTTCTATACTGCTGAAAAACGAATTGATTGCCGCGAATTAGCGAAAGATATCGCGCATATATTAAAAGCGAAAATTGAGATTCGACAAATCGGAGCCCGAGATGAAGGGAGTTTACTTGGCGGAATTGGCAGCTGTGGGTTACAGCTCTGTTGCACGATGATTTCAAGCGATGAACTACCGTCTGTTTCAATGAAAATGGCGAAAGCACAGAATCTTGCGTTAAACCCGCAACGGATTTCTGGGTTATGCGGTCGGCTGATGTGTTGTCTGGCATACGAATTCGATGCGTATCAGAACAATGTTAAACCGAAAGGGAGAAGTAAACCACAGGATAACAATGCTTCTGATGAGGAACATGATAGTTAA
- the holB gene encoding DNA polymerase III subunit delta': protein MGYNEIIGHTAELTFLRNVLQFGRISHAYLFYGPEGIGKEYIATKFATALLCETPNQGDSCGLCESCKRMQHQVHPNFIRLQQKETDSFLKIDTIREFRKEIGLKAFEGARRVYVIPDAHRMMPQAANALLKTLEEPAENVVLILITTDIQAILPTIISRCQLVRFYRLSRDLIQSQLIKQFQIKESDAELYALLAEGSLGRALRLVEGDFLTLRNQVLDILSKFIGVKPINVFRTAEDLLKAELDFIELIELLILWFRDILIYQKISQKKSRVLLNPDREPAVAQSAMMWSTAQIEQAIQQLNYIKQIYRKLGGKGYGSTSWYGGMNQQLALESVLLLLSK from the coding sequence ATGGGGTATAACGAGATAATCGGGCATACCGCAGAACTAACGTTTTTACGCAATGTTCTTCAATTCGGAAGAATTTCACACGCTTATTTATTTTATGGACCTGAAGGGATTGGCAAAGAGTATATAGCGACAAAATTTGCGACTGCGTTACTCTGTGAGACGCCGAACCAAGGTGATTCCTGCGGGTTATGTGAATCCTGCAAACGGATGCAGCATCAGGTGCATCCCAATTTCATCCGTCTCCAGCAGAAAGAAACGGATAGTTTTCTCAAAATAGATACTATCCGCGAGTTTCGAAAAGAAATTGGATTAAAAGCGTTTGAAGGAGCACGACGAGTATACGTAATTCCGGATGCGCATCGGATGATGCCGCAAGCTGCAAATGCACTGCTGAAAACGTTAGAAGAACCAGCGGAGAATGTGGTATTAATTCTCATCACAACGGATATCCAGGCAATATTACCGACGATTATATCTCGATGTCAGCTGGTTCGATTCTATCGTCTATCACGGGACTTGATTCAATCCCAGTTGATTAAACAATTTCAGATTAAAGAATCGGATGCAGAACTATATGCTTTGTTAGCGGAAGGTTCGCTCGGTCGGGCGTTACGTCTTGTAGAAGGTGATTTTTTAACGTTACGAAATCAAGTGTTAGATATCCTCAGCAAGTTTATCGGAGTGAAACCGATTAATGTTTTTCGTACAGCAGAAGATTTATTAAAAGCAGAGCTTGATTTTATTGAATTAATCGAATTATTGATTTTATGGTTCCGTGATATTCTAATCTATCAGAAAATCAGCCAGAAAAAGAGTCGGGTTTTATTGAATCCGGATAGAGAACCGGCAGTCGCACAATCCGCTATGATGTGGTCAACTGCACAAATCGAACAAGCGATTCAACAACTGAATTACATTAAACAAATATATCGCAAACTTGGCGGGAAAGGATATGGATCGACTAGCTGGTATGGTGGCATGAACCAGCAGTTAGCGTTAGAATCGGTACTATTACTCTTATCGAAGTGA